In a genomic window of Aggregatimonas sangjinii:
- a CDS encoding NAD-dependent epimerase/dehydratase family protein, producing the protein MTTTPKKILVTGVAGFLGSNLLEKLLKEGHYVVGIDNLSMGRIENIQSCIGHKNFLFLEEDILDNFIIRDMDDDFDIIVHLAAFKIPRYGNAVDTLKINSKGTENMLNLARAQKCKFVLASTSDVYGMSPDLPFVEDGNCVIGDSKVSRWSYAVSKLFDEHLALAYMEDYDFPVVLLRFFGSYGPNQHLSWWGGPQSVFIDCILNDKKIPIHGDGQQTRTFTYVADTIEGMYAAAMKPEANGEIFNIGANEEITILELAHMLKEISDEPSDCPIELIPYNDISSGRKYQDVMRRVPDTTKAEKILGVKAKTPLREGLRLTFEWQKRNTLKKISTV; encoded by the coding sequence ATGACGACAACACCAAAGAAAATACTTGTAACAGGAGTAGCTGGATTCCTAGGTTCCAATTTACTCGAAAAATTATTAAAGGAAGGGCATTATGTAGTAGGTATCGACAACCTTTCAATGGGAAGAATCGAAAATATTCAAAGCTGCATTGGCCACAAGAACTTTCTTTTTCTCGAAGAGGATATCTTAGACAATTTTATCATTCGGGACATGGATGATGATTTTGATATTATCGTACATTTGGCCGCCTTTAAAATTCCCAGATATGGCAATGCAGTGGATACGCTTAAAATCAATTCGAAAGGTACAGAGAACATGTTGAATCTAGCTCGCGCGCAAAAATGTAAATTTGTACTTGCCTCTACTTCGGATGTTTACGGAATGAGTCCCGATCTGCCCTTTGTAGAAGATGGCAACTGTGTCATTGGCGACTCAAAGGTTTCGCGCTGGTCCTATGCCGTTTCAAAGCTTTTTGATGAGCATTTGGCCCTCGCCTACATGGAAGATTACGATTTTCCAGTGGTCTTATTACGATTTTTCGGTTCCTACGGGCCAAATCAACATTTATCTTGGTGGGGAGGACCGCAATCCGTTTTTATCGATTGCATCCTCAATGACAAAAAGATACCTATTCACGGAGATGGGCAACAGACCAGAACCTTCACCTATGTTGCCGACACCATCGAGGGTATGTATGCTGCCGCTATGAAACCGGAGGCGAATGGCGAAATATTCAATATCGGTGCCAATGAAGAAATAACCATTTTAGAGCTAGCTCATATGCTAAAGGAGATTTCCGATGAACCATCCGATTGTCCTATAGAGCTTATTCCGTATAACGACATTTCTTCCGGTAGAAAATATCAGGATGTCATGCGACGAGTACCGGATACGACGAAAGCCGAAAAGATTTTAGGGGTTAAAGCGAAGACCCCATTAAGAGAGGGGCTACGACTTACTTTTGAATGGCAAAAAAGAAATACTCTTAAAAAAATAAGTACTGTATGA
- the wecB gene encoding non-hydrolyzing UDP-N-acetylglucosamine 2-epimerase — MKILTVIGARPQFIKAATISHVIIKTEGIHEVLVHTGQHFDETMSAVFFEELGIPEPTYNLGISGGYHGAQTGKMLIGIEEVLLKEKPDIVILYGDTNSTLAGALAAVKLHIPVAHIEAGLRSFNKKMPEEVNRIITDHSSSFLFTPTPTATQNLLREGLDEDCIVEVGDVMFDATLRYSALAETLSLVLSSFNLKPKGYILTTIHRAENTDDPEKLQNIFASLEKIAQNEKLVLPLHPRTAQSLKKIGYSFNNSPITFIDPVGYLDMLMLEKHASIIITDSGGVQKEAYFQKVPCITLREETEWTELIVNGNNFLAGADDLQIVLKKAKTVIFEKDQELYGDGNAATRIVEILLRSFEES, encoded by the coding sequence TTGAAAATACTGACCGTCATCGGAGCCCGCCCACAGTTCATCAAAGCTGCAACTATATCCCACGTTATCATTAAAACTGAAGGTATTCACGAGGTCTTGGTACATACAGGACAGCATTTCGATGAAACCATGTCGGCCGTTTTTTTTGAAGAATTGGGTATCCCGGAGCCTACTTATAATCTCGGGATATCCGGTGGATATCATGGAGCGCAGACAGGTAAGATGCTCATTGGGATAGAAGAAGTGCTCTTAAAGGAGAAGCCCGATATCGTTATCTTATATGGTGATACGAACTCTACCTTGGCCGGCGCTTTGGCAGCCGTTAAATTACATATTCCTGTTGCACATATAGAGGCCGGTCTTCGATCATTTAACAAAAAAATGCCAGAAGAGGTCAACAGAATCATTACCGATCATTCTTCATCTTTTCTTTTTACACCGACGCCCACAGCCACACAAAACCTTTTGCGGGAGGGCTTGGATGAGGATTGTATCGTAGAGGTCGGGGATGTCATGTTCGACGCCACCTTAAGATATAGCGCACTAGCAGAAACCCTTTCCTTAGTATTGTCATCATTTAACCTGAAGCCCAAAGGCTACATTTTAACTACGATACACCGCGCAGAGAATACCGACGACCCCGAAAAGCTGCAAAACATTTTTGCGAGCTTGGAAAAAATAGCTCAAAATGAAAAGCTCGTTTTGCCTCTTCATCCGCGAACGGCACAAAGTCTAAAAAAAATCGGATATTCCTTTAACAACTCTCCCATAACGTTTATAGATCCGGTCGGTTATCTAGATATGCTGATGCTTGAAAAACATGCCAGCATTATAATTACCGATTCAGGCGGAGTTCAAAAGGAAGCATACTTCCAGAAGGTTCCCTGTATTACACTCCGGGAAGAAACGGAATGGACCGAGCTGATAGTAAACGGGAATAACTTTCTTGCCGGTGCGGATGACCTTCAAATTGTTCTGAAAAAGGCGAAAACCGTCATATTTGAAAAAGACCAAGAACTCTATGGCGATGGGAATGCCGCTACCAGAATAGTGGAGATTCTACTAAGGTCCTTTGAAGAGTCTTAA